Proteins encoded in a region of the Quercus lobata isolate SW786 chromosome 8, ValleyOak3.0 Primary Assembly, whole genome shotgun sequence genome:
- the LOC115955019 gene encoding xanthohumol 4-O-methyltransferase-like → MEAKEAEAELQGQADIWKYMLSFADSMAVKCAVELRIADIINMHGGPMTLSQIIAGIPDAHSPDISYLTRIMRLLVRRKIFTTQSDHHPSEGGDTLYGLTHSSRWLLHDSKMTLAPMLLMQDHPLLMAPWHCFSQCVKEGGIAFKKTHGREIWDFGSVNPEFNKLFNDGMACTANIVMNTIVSEYKDGFGSVGSLVDVGGGTGSVLAEIVKSYPHIKGINFDLPHVVAMAPIYDGITHVGGDMFEAIPNADAVFMKWIMHDWNDESCVKILKNCRKAIPEETGKVIIVDVVLQPEGNGLFDDTSLVFDLLMIAHSSGGKERTELEWKKVLEEGGFPRYNIIKISALPSIIEAYPK, encoded by the exons aTGGAAGCAAAAGAAGCTGAAGCAGAGCTACAAGGGCAAGCTGATATATGGAAATACATGTTGAGCTTTGCAGATTCCATGGCAGTGAAATGTGCTGTGGAGCTCCGCATAGCTGACATTATAAACATGCATGGTGGCCCAATGACCTTGTCCCAGATAATAGCTGGTATTCCTGATGCACACTCCCCAGATATCAGCTACCTCACACGCATCATGAGATTGCTAGTCCGCAGAAAGATCTTCACCACACAATCAGATCATCATCCATCAGAAGGTGGAGACACTCTGTACGGCCTGACCCACTCATCAAGATGGCTGTTGCATGATTCCAAGATGACCCTAGCTCCTATGCTACTCATGCAGGACCATCCTTTGCTAATGGCGCCGTGGCACTGTTTCAGCCAATGTGTCAAAGAAGGTGGCATAGCCTTTAAAAAGACTCATGGCCGTGAGATTTGGGATTTTGGTTCTGTAAATCCTGAATTCAACAAATTGTTCAATGATGGCATGGCTTGTACGGCCAATATTGTGATGAATACTATTGTCTCTGAGTATAAAGATGGTTTTGGTTCTGTGGGATCATTAGTTGATGTGGGAGGTGGGACCGGTAGTGTGCTAGCTGAGATTGTGAAATCCTATCCACACATCAAAGGTATTAACTTTGATCTACCACATGTTGTTGCTATGGCACCCATTTATGATGGAATCACACATGTCGGAGGAGACATGTTTGAAGCCATTCCAAACGCTGATGCAGTTTTCATGAag TGGATCATGCATGATTGGAATGACGAAAGTTGTgtcaagattttgaaaaattgccGAAAAGCAATACCAGAAGAGACTGGAAAAGTTATTATTGTAGACGTTGTGCTACAGCCAGAGGGTAACGGTCTATTTGATGACACAAGTTTAGTATTTGATTTGCTTATGATTGCACACTCCTCAGGTGGCAAGGAAAGGACTGAACTCGAGTGGAAGAAAGTATTGGAAGAAGGAGGCTTTCCTCGCTACAATATCATCAAAATTTCAGCTTTACCATCCATTATTGAGGCGTACCCAAAGTGA